The following are from one region of the Saccharomyces kudriavzevii IFO 1802 strain IFO1802 genome assembly, chromosome: 12 genome:
- the VPS34 gene encoding phosphatidylinositol 3-kinase VPS34 (similar to Saccharomyces cerevisiae VPS34 (YLR240W); ancestral locus Anc_8.401) yields the protein MSVNNIAFCVSQDLDIPLKVKIKSLEGQKELLKPSQKILNPELLLVASNLFSCSDLVVSMQVFDKERNRNLTLPIFTPYIPFKNSRTWDFWLTLPIRIKQLTFSSHLRIVLWEYNGSKQVPFFNLETSIFNPTDCALKRGFESLKFSYDVIDHCEVVTDNKDQENLNKYFQGEFTRLPWLDEITISKLRKRREKRTWPQGIFVLNLEFPMLELPVVFTEREIMNTQMNIPTLKNNPGLSTDLRESNRNDPQLKISLGDKYHSTLKFYDPDQPNNDPIEEKYRRLERASKNANLDKQVKPDIKKRDYLNKIINYPPGTKLTAHEKGSIWKYRYYLMNNKKALTKLLQSTNLREESERIEVLELMDSWAEIDIDDALELLGSTFKNLSVRSYAVNRLKKASDKELELYLLQLVEAVCFENLSTFSDKSNSEFTIVDAVSSQKLSGDSMLLSASHANQKLLKSISSGSETSGTESLPIVISPLAEFLIRRALVNARLGNFFYWYLKSESEDKPYLDQILNSFWSRLDKKSRDTLNDQIRLINILRECCEVIKRLKDTTAKKMELLVHLLETKVKPLVKVRPIALPLDPDVLIWDVCPETSKVFKSSLSPLKITFKTTLNRPYHLMFKVGDDLRQDQLVVQIISLMNELLKNENVDLKLTPYKILATGPQEGAIEFIPNDTLASILSKHHGILGYLKLHYPDENTALGVQDWVLDNFVKSCAGYCVITYILGVGDRHLDNLLITPDGHFFHADFGYILGQDPKPFPPLMKLPPQIIEAFGGAESSNYDKFRSYCFVAYSILRRNAGLILNLFELMKTSNIPDIRVDPNGAILRVRERFNLNMSEEDATVHFQNLINDSVNALLPIVIDHLHNLAQYWRA from the coding sequence ATGTCGGTGAATAATATAGCATTCTGTGTATCGCAGGACTTGGATATTCCCTTAAAAGTGAAAATCAAGTCCCTGGAGGGACAGAAGGAACTGTTGAAACCATCACAGAAAATCCTGAATCCAGAATTGTTACTGGTAGCATCCAATCTGTTTTCCTGTAGTGACTTGGTTGTATCAATGCAGGTATTTGATAAggaaagaaacagaaattTAACTCTTCCGATATTCACGCCGTATAttcctttcaaaaactctAGAACGTGGGATTTTTGGTTGACTTTGCCCATCCGCATCAAGCAGCTTACCTTCAGCAGTCATTTACGTATTGTTCTGTGGGAATATAACGGATCTAAGCAGgttccttttttcaatttggaaaCAAGCATCTTCAATCCTACGGATTGTGCGTTAAAGAGGGGGTTTGAATCATTGAAGTTTTCCTACGATGTCATTGACCACTGTGAAGTAGTCACTGATAACAAAgaccaagaaaatttgaacaaataCTTTCAAGGCGAATTTACGAGGCTTCCTTGGCTTGATGAAATCACCATAAGCAAATTGAGGAAACGACGAGAGAAGAGGACTTGGCCTCAGGGTATTTTCGTACTAAATTTAGAATTTCCCATGTTGGAGCTTCCTGTTGTATTCACTGAAAGGGAAATCATGAACACTCAAATGAACATTCcaactttgaagaacaatcCTGGGTTGAGCACAGACCTACGAGAATCAAATAGGAATGACCCTCAATTAAAAATCTCTCTGGGGGACAAATATCATTCCACACTGAAGTTCTACGATCCTGATCAACCCAATAATGATCCAATAGAAGAAAAGTATAGAAGGTTGGAAAGAGCATCAAAGAATGCAAACTTAGACAAGCAAGTGAAACCTGATATTAAGAAAAGGGATTACTTGAATAAAATCATCAACTATCCTCCAGGTACTAAATTGACAGCTCATGAGAAGGGTTCCATATGGAAGTATAGGTATTATCTtatgaataataaaaaagcGCTGACAAAATTGTTACAGAGCACAAATTTGAGAGAAGAATCAGAAAGAATAGAAGTTTTGGAATTAATGGATTCATGGGCGGAAATTGATATAGACGATGCCTTAGAGCTATTAGGCTCcacattcaaaaatctttcagTAAGATCATATGCCGTGAATCGATTAAAAAAAGCATCTGACAAGGAACTCGAACTTTATTTACTACAATTAGTAGAAGCGGTCTGTTTCGAAAATCTCTCTACATTTTCTGACAAATCTAACAGTGAATTTACCATTGTAGATGCAGTATCTTCGCAAAAGCTTTCGGGAGACTCTATGTTACTATCCGCATCGCATGCCAATCAGAAACTATTAAAGTCCATTTCAAGCGGGTCGGAAACCTCTGGAACTGAATCACTACCCATTGTTATCTCACCTTTGGctgaatttttgattaGGAGAGCGTTGGTGAACGCTCGATTaggaaattttttctactgGTATTTAAAGTCAGAATCTGAAGACAAACCTTATCTGGATCAGATTTTGAATTCCTTCTGGAGTAGACTAGACAAGAAGTCTAGGGATACGCTAAACGATCAAATCAGACTAATAAATATACTTCGGGAATGTTGTGAAGTCATTAAGAGATTAAAGGATACTACAGCTAAAAAGATGGAGTTGCTAGTACATCTGTTAGAGACGAAAGTTAAGCCGCTCGTCAAAGTACGACCAATCGCTCTACCACTAGACCCCGACGTGCTGATATGGGACGTTTGCCCTGAAACATCAAAGGTATTTAAAAGTTCTTTATCACCATTGAAAATAACATTCAAAACGACCTTGAACAGACCATACCACTTGATGTTCAAAGTTGGTGATGACTTAAGACAAGATCAATTGGTAGTACAGATCATAAGTTTAATGAATGAATTGttaaagaatgaaaatgtaGACCTGAAATTGACACCATACAAGATTTTAGCCACCGGACCACAGGAGGGCGCCATAGAATTCATTCCTAACGATACGTTGGCCAGTATACTAAGCAAACACCACGGTATTCTTGGTTATCTCAAGCTTCACTACCCCGATGAAAACACAGCATTGGGCGTACAGGACTGGGTTTTAGACAACTTTGTCAAATCTTGTGCTGGTTATTGTGTTATTACATATATTCTAGGTGTGGGTGATAGACATTTGGATAACTTATTAATCACTCCAGATGGGCACTTCTTTCATGCAGATTTTGGTTACATTTTGGGCCAGGACCCTAAACCCTTTCCACCATTGATGAAACTGCCCCCTCAAATTATAGAGGCGTTTGGGGGTGCAGAATCATCAAATTACGACAAATTTCGTAGCTACTGCTTCGTAGCGTATTCAATATTAAGAAGAAATGCGGGATTGATCTTGAATCTATTCGAACTAATGAAGACATCAAACATACCGGACATCAGAGTAGATCCGAATGGTGCCATTTTACGTGTAAGAGAAAGATTTAATTTGAACATGTCCGAAGAAGACGCCACGGTGCATTTCCAGAATCTTATCAATGACAGTGTTAATGCTTTACTGCCCATCGTAATCGACCATTTACATAACCTCGCCCAATATTGGCGGGCCTGA
- the CSC1 gene encoding Csc1p (similar to Saccharomyces cerevisiae YLR241W; ancestral locus Anc_8.400): MSSYIGNLMSAASYLDALPDEPHDFRKPTAKVVTTQLTIATSLGLFALLSFSILLKKWPRLYASRRYKDEGNLRLPSWNQSSLFGWLTVLYKIRDEQILEYAGLDAYVFLRFFKMCIRLLSVFCFFSICVISPVRYHFTGRIDDGNDDDDDNYFMHLVKRIVDGSGDGDNHSAPERTNVYLWMYVIFTYFFTFIAIKMAVAETKHVVNTRQAYLGKQNTITDRTIRLSGIPIELRDSEALKTRIEQLKIGTVSSITICREWGPLNELFHCRKNILKNLELKYAECPRELRTRQPNAENYHLLGSQQAGGPSHEENISSNNINEDDGILYSQISLGERPKMKIGYRGIFGKEVDAIEYLEQQLKFIDSEIIEARKQHYSATPTAFVTMDSVANAQMAAQAVLDPRVHYFITRLAPAPHDIKWDHVCLSRKDRLTKVYSTTVFIGLSSLFLVIPVSYLATLLNLKTLSKFWPSMGQLLKDHQWAANIVTGLLPTYIFTLLNFGIPYFYEYLTSYQGLVSYSEEEISLVSKNFFYIFVNLFLVFTLAGTASNYWAYLSDTTKIAYQLATSVKEFSLFYVDLIILQGIGMFPFKLLLVGSLIGFPLVKIKAKTPRQRNELYNPPIFNFGLQLPQPILILIITLIYSVMSTKILTSGLAYFIIGFYVYKYQLIFATDHLPHSTGKVWPLIFRRIIVGLLLFQLTMTGTLAGFEGGWVLSSCLFPLPVMTLCFLYDFEKNYLPLSQYIALSSIREYERDNSTVNSTSEEESYAYPYAVSELEGPMLD, encoded by the coding sequence ATGTCATCATATATCGGAAACCTCATGTCGGCAGCGTCATATCTTGATGCACTACCAGATGAGCCTCACGATTTTAGAAAACCCACCGCCAAGGTGGTCACAACGCAACTGACCATTGCTACTTCATTAGGGTTATTTGCTTTGCTCTCGTTCTCAATTCTGTTAAAGAAGTGGCCAAGGTTATATGCAAGCAGAAGATATAAAGATGAAGGCAATCTCCGGTTACCATCTTGGAACCAGTCAAGCTTATTTGGTTGGCTAACAGTGTTGTATAAAATACGAGATGAACAGATCCTGGAATACGCAGGTTTAGATGCATATGTGTTCttgagatttttcaaaatgtgCATTAGGTTACTGTCtgttttttgcttcttttccatATGTGTTATATCTCCAGTGAGATATCATTTTACTGGAAGAATTGACGATGgcaacgatgatgatgatgataattATTTCATGCATCTAGTGAAAAGAATTGTGGATGGAAGTGGCGATGGTGATAACCACTCAGCTCCCGAACGTACAAATGTGTACCTTTGGATGTATGTCATATTCACGTactttttcacttttatAGCTATTAAAATGGCAGTCGCCGAGACAAAGCATGTTGTAAATACTAGGCAAGCTTACCTTGGTAAGCAGAACACCATTACCGACAGAACGATTCGGCTGTCGGGCATCCCAATAGAGCTTCGTGATTCGGAAGCTTTAAAGACCAGAATTGAACAATTAAAAATCGGTACCGTTTCATCGATCACTATTTGTCGAGAATGGGGTCCCTTGAATGAATTATTTCATTGCCGAAAGAACATTCTAAAAAACTTGGAACTAAAGTATGCAGAATGCCCTAGGGAGTTACGTACTCGACAGCCAAACGCGGAAAACTACCACTTACTAGGATCTCAGCAAGCAGGTGGCCCTTCACACGAGGAAAATATCTCATCAAACAATATTAATGAGGACGATGGTATCCTGTATTCTCAAATTTCCCTTGGTGAAAGaccaaaaatgaaaattggGTATCGTGGTATTTTTGGGAAGGAAGTAGATGCTATAGAATATCTCGAACAGCAGTTAAAGTTCATTGACTCAGAAATCATTGAGGCGAGAAAGCAACACTATTCTGCAACACCTACGGCGTTTGTAACAATGGATTCCGTTGCTAATGCACAGATGGCAGCGCAAGCAGTGCTAGATCCTAGGGTACATTACTTCATAACCAGATTGGCCCCTGCTCCTCATGACATCAAATGGGACCATGTCTGTCTTTCCAGAAAAGATCGGTTAACAAAAGTTTATTCCACTACTGTATTTATAGGGCTATCGAGCTTGTTTTTGGTCATTCCTGTGTCATATTTAGCCACATTGCTTAATTTGAAGACCCTTTCCAAATTCTGGCCAAGTATGGGGCAGTTGTTGAAAGATCATCAATGGGCCGCTAACATTGTAACAGGATTATTGCCAACGTATATTTTCACGCTGCTTAACTTTGGCATTCCTTACTTTTATGAATATTTGACTTCCTATCAAGGGTTAGTATCATATAGCGAGGAGGAAATCTCActtgtttccaaaaatttcttttacatttttgttAACCTTTTCTTAGTTTTCACATTAGCAGGTACCGCATCTAACTATTGGGCATACCTCAGTGATACTACAAAAATTGCTTATCAACTTGCTACATCAGTAAAGGAGTTCTCATTATTTTATGTCGATCTAATTATATTGCAAGGTATTGGTATGTTTCCCTTCAAACTGCTTTTAGTCGGTAGTTTGATTGGCTTTCCATTGGTGAAAATCAAAGCTAAAACCCCAAGGCAACGGAATGAACTCTACAATCCGCCGATATTCAATTTTGGACTACAATTACCACAGCCAATTCTAATTCTGATTATAACACTGATTTATAGTGTAATGAgtacaaaaattttgacaTCGGGCTTGGCGTATTTCATAATCGGATTCTATGTTTACAAGTATCAATTGATTTTTGCTACGGATCATTTGCCCCATTCCACAGGGAAAGTATGGCCACTAATCTTTAGAAGAATTATTGTGGGATTGCTATTATTTCAATTGACCATGACAGGAACACTGGCAGGATTCGAAGGAGGATGGGTTTTGTCATCCTGTCTTTTCCCACTACCAGTGATGACATTATGCTTCCTATACGACTTCGAAAAGAACTATTTGCCCTTATCACAATATATTGCATTGAGTTCAATTCGAGAATACGAAAGGGACAATTCTACGGTTAACTCCACCAGTGAGGAGGAGTCATATGCATATCCTTACGCTGTAAGTGAATTAGAGGGTCCAATGTTGGACTGA
- the CDD1 gene encoding cytidine deaminase (similar to Saccharomyces cerevisiae CDD1 (YLR245C); ancestral locus Anc_8.391) — translation MKLDGIEDRLLGALRKAALEACKLSYSPYSHFRVGCSILTNDDVIFTGANVENASYSNCICAERSAVIQVLMAGYRSGWKCMVVCGDSKEECVSPCGVCRQFINEFVVKDFPIVMLNSTGSRSKVMTIGELLPMAFGPSHLA, via the coding sequence ATGAAACTCGATGGTATAGAGGACAGGCTACTGGGAGCCCTGAGAAAAGCAGCACTTGAGGCGTGCAAACTCTCCTATAGTCCCTACTCCCATTTCCGTGTCGGTTGCTCCATACTGACGAACGACGATGTCATCTTCACCGGTGCCAATGTCGAGAATGCAAGCTACAGTAATTGCATATGTGCAGAACGGTCTGCTGTGATACAAGTCCTGATGGCAGGCTACCGTTCAGGCTGGAAATGCATGGTCGTCTGTGGCGACTCTAAAGAGGAGTGTGTGTCGCCCTGTGGTGTTTGCAGACAGttcatcaatgaatttgTGGTGAAGGACTTTCCTATCGTCATGCTCAACTCTACTGGTTCCCGCTCCAAGGTCATGACGATTGGAGAACTGCTGCCAATGGCTTTTGGCCCCTCCCATTTGGCATAG
- the ARV1 gene encoding sterol homeostasis protein ARV1 (similar to Saccharomyces cerevisiae ARV1 (YLR242C); ancestral locus Anc_8.399) — MICITCMRPVESLYTVYSNDHIQLTDCPFCKETVDKYVEIDNALLFIDLLLLKSGAYRHLVFNSLELHLSKYPRAKALNNCQSLREYMQALIFNIKNWFCKYDRLNRLWLLLISFEIYLTWVTEESKYIYYLNRHDNDGKLIVLSKNLPESFQWNSSIMRNTITSKVFTWSPPVQYLYFASYCILDICLFHTFIRHFILKKLHWGRDSVYSKDIISYTILLSYGAKIFPILMLIWPYDTLISMSIIKWVANFYIIESLKIVTKLSYWNIIKIFVLVSLLRYCSVKPILIFFVAKFNFPKIKNLICQEFMLLLQKSGTYLLL, encoded by the coding sequence ATGATATGCATAACGTGCATGCGGCCCGTGGAATCTCTCTATACGGTGTATTCAAATGACCACATACAGTTGACAGACTGTCCATTTTGCAAAGAGACAGTTGACAAATATGTCGAAATTGACAACGCCCTGCTATTTATTGACCTTCTATTGTTGAAATCAGGTGCATATAGGCATTTGgtcttcaattctttggaATTACATCTATCAAAATATCCGAGAGCAAAAGCATTAAATAATTGCCAATCCCTGCGTGAGTATATGCAAGCTTTGATATTTAATATTAAGAACTGGTTCTGTAAGTATGACAGATTGAACCGTCTTTGGCTTTTACTAATAtcatttgaaatttattTAACATGGGTTACCGAGGAAAGTAAGTACATCTATTATTTGAATCGTCACGATAATGATGGCAAACTTATCGTACTTTCCAAAAACCTACCAGAAAGCTTCCAGTGGAATTCGTCCATAATGCGTAACACCATCACAAGTAAAGTATTTACCTGGAGCCCACCAGTGCAATACCTCTACTTCGCAAGCTATTgtattcttgatatttgCTTGTTTCATACGTTTATTCGCCATTTCATACTGAAAAAGCTGCATTGGGGGCGCGATTCTGTTTATTCAAAGGATATAATATCATACACAATCCTATTATCGTACGGTGCTAAAATTTTTCCTATTTTGATGTTAATATGGCCTTACGATACTCTGATTTCGATGAGTATCATCAAGTGGGTGGCCAATTTCTATATTATAGAATCTCTGAAGATCGTCACCAAACTTTCCTATTGGAATATcataaaaatttttgtattAGTGTCTCTTTTACGCTACTGCTCAGTTAAGCCAATACTCATATTTTTTGTGGCAAAGTTCAACTTTCctaaaatcaaaaatttaatTTGTCAAGAATTCATGTTGCTACTACAAAAGTCGGGAACATATCTATTGTTGTGA
- the ERF2 gene encoding palmitoyltransferase ERF2 (similar to Saccharomyces cerevisiae ERF2 (YLR246W); ancestral locus Anc_8.389): MALVSRRSTRSESTSITKEEHAGGTSWTKLFFRWLVTLEGDQDINNGKGYMSIPNVSNYIFFFGGRLRTVKGAKPLWLGVLFIIVCPMVLFSVFETHKLWHTQKGYKVLVIFFYYFWAIMLISFIRTATSDPGVLPRNIHLGQLQNNYQTPQEYYNLITLPTHSSVLEDITIKYCQSCRIWRPPRTSHCSTCNVCVMVHDHHCVWVNNCVGKRNYRFFLIFLLSAIFSSVFLLTNCAIHIARESDGPRNYPVALLLLIYAGLTIWYPAILFTYHIFMAGTQQTTREFLKGIGSKKNPVFHRVVKEQNIYDRGSFLKNLGHLMLEPRGPSFVSARKLHENGDWRFMNLSPAHSFEKI, from the coding sequence ATGGCCTTGGTTTCCAGAAGATCGACTAGATCGGAAAGCACCTCAATCACAAAGGAGGAGCATGCGGGTGGAACATCCTGGACGAAGTTGTTCTTTCGATGGCTCGTTACCTTAGAAGGTGATCAGGATATAAACAATGGAAAAGGTTACATGTCGATACCCAACGTTTCGAattatatattcttctttggtgGTAGGTTAAGAACAGTGAAGGGTGCCAAACCATTGTGGTTGGGAGTTCTCTTCATTATTGTATGTCCCATGGTTCTCTTTTCCGTCTTTGAGACACATAAATTGTGGCATACCCAAAAAGGTTATAAAGTGCtggtcattttcttttattatttttgggcAATAATGCTGATATCTTTCATCAGGACTGCCACTAGTGATCCCGGCGTACTCCCGAGGAATATTCATTTGGGCCAGTTGCAGAATAATTATCAGACCCCGCAAGAATACTACAATTTGATAACACTACCAACGCATTCGTCCGTCTTAGAAGATATCACTATCAAGTACTGTCAATCGTGCAGGATATGGAGACCACCGAGGACTTCCCATTGTTCGACGTGCAACGTTTGCGTGATGGTTCACGATCATCATTGCGTATGGGTCAATAACTGCGTAGGAAAAAGGAACTACCGGTTTTTCCTAATATTCCTATTGAGTGCCATATTCTCGTCAGTTTTCTTGCTTACTAATTGCGCTATCCATATTGCAAGGGAGTCCGATGGGCCTCGCAATTATCCCGTGGCATTATTGCTACTCATATATGCGGGACTAACCATATGGTACCCAGCAATACTATTTACATATCATATATTTATGGCAGGTACTCAGCAAACTACAAGAGAATTTTTAAAAGGTATCggatcaaagaaaaatcctGTATTCCATCGCGTGGTAAAAGAGCAAAACATCTATGATAGGGGCtccttcttgaaaaatttaggCCACCTAATGTTAGAGCCAAGAGGCCCAAGTTTTGTCAGTGCGAGGAAACTGCATGAAAATGGAGATTGGAGATTTATGAATTTATCACCAGCACACagttttgagaaaatttaG
- the GPN3 gene encoding putative signal sequence-binding GTPase GPN3 (similar to Saccharomyces cerevisiae YLR243W; ancestral locus Anc_8.397), whose amino-acid sequence MSRVGVMVLGPAGAGKSTFCNSIISHMQTVGRRAHIVNLDPAAEATKYEFTVDIRDLISLDDVMDEMDLGPNGGLIYCFEYLLNNLDWLDEEIGDFNDEYLIFDCPGQIELYTHIPVLPNIVRHLTQQLNFNLCATYLLEAPFVIDSSKFFSGALSAMSAMILLELPHINVLSKLDLIKGDVNKRKLKRFLNPDAMLLMETEGMNQVSNPKFLRLTQCIANLVDDFGMVQFLPLESNNPESIATILSYVDDITQWAEGQEQKEPNDQIDVEE is encoded by the coding sequence ATGTCTCGCGTTGGTGTTATGGTGCTGGGGCCTGCAGGTGCGGGCAAAAGTACATTTTGTAATTCTATCATATCGCATATGCAAACTGTGGGACGAAGGGCTCATATTGTGAATTTAGATCCCGCCGCAGAGGCTACAAAGTATGAATTCACCGTTGATATTAGAgatttaatttctttggaCGATGTCATGGATGAAATGGATTTGGGCCCCAATGGTGGATTAATATATTGCTTCGAGTatcttttgaataatttggATTGGCTTGATGAAGAGATCGGGGATTTCAACGATGAATATTTGATCTTTGACTGTCCAGGTCAAATTGAACTTTACACGCATATTCCCGTTTTGCCCAACATAGTGCGTCATCTAACCCAGCAATTGAATTTCAACCTTTGTGCCACATATCTTCTAGAAGCACCATTCGTGATAGATAGttcaaaattcttcagTGGTGCACTCTCGGCCATGTCAGCAATGATACTATTGGAATTGCCCCATATCAATGTGTTGAGTAAGTTAGACTTGATAAAAGGTGATGtcaacaaaagaaaactaaaaagATTTTTAAATCCCGATGCAATGCTATTGATGGAGACCGAGGGGATGAATCAAGTATCTAATCCGAAGTTTTTGAGATTGACCCAGTGCATAGCTAATCTTGTTGATGACTTCGGGATGGTTCAGTTTTTACCCTTGGAGTCCAATAATCCTGAGAGTATAGCCACCATCTTATCATATGTGGATGATATTACGCAGTGGGCAGAGGGACAGGAGCAGAAAGAGCCCAATGATCAAATAGATGTCGAAGAATAA
- the MAP1 gene encoding methionine aminopeptidase MAP1 (similar to Saccharomyces cerevisiae MAP1 (YLR244C); ancestral locus Anc_8.392), whose translation MTTTTATVAASQQAHQPTKMYCAGLQCGRETASQMKCPICLKQGIFSIFCDTDCFENNYKAHKALHNAKEDLEGAYDPFPKFKYSGKVKASYPLTPKRYVPEDISKPDWAANGLPVSEQKNDRLNNIPIYKKDQIKKIRKACIFGREVLDIAAAQVRPGITTDELDEIVHNETIKRGAYPSPLNYYNFPKSLCTSVNEVICHGVPDRTVLKEGDIVNLDVSLYYQGYHADLNETYYVGENISKEALNTTETSRECLKLAIKMCKPGTTFQELGDQIEKHATENKCSVVRTYCGHGVGEFFHCSPNIPHYAKNRTPGVMKPGMVFTIEPMINEGTWKDMSWPDDWTSTTQDGKLSAQFEHTLLVTDHGVEILTARNKKSPGGPRQRVK comes from the coding sequence ATGACCActacaacagcaacagtTGCTGCCTCCCAGCAAGCACACCAACCTACCAAGATGTATTGTGCCGGCCTGCAATGTGGTAGAGAGACTGCCTCCCAAATGAAATGTCCTATATGTTTAAAGCAAGGCATCTTCTCCATCTTTTGTGACACGGATTGTTTCGAAAACAACTACAAAGCTCACAAAGCTCTGCATAATGCCAAGGAGGATCTGGAAGGCGCTTATGATCCTTTCCCCAAATTCAAGTATTCTGGTAAAGTGAAGGCTTCGTATCCTTTGACTCCAAAGAGGTATGTTCCTGAAGATATTTCTAAACCGGATTGGGCTGCCAACGGACTGCCAGTTAGCGAGCAAAAGAATGACAGGCTTAACAACATCCCTATATATAAGAAGgatcaaataaaaaaaattagaaaagcATGTATTTTTGGTAGAGAGGTTCTTGACATTGCCGCTGCTCAGGTGAGGCCAGGCATCACTACAGATGAACTAGATGAAATCGTTCATAATGAAACCATCAAGAGAGGTGCTTACCCTTCACCACTCAACTACTACAATTTTCCTAAATCCCTTTGTACCTCTGTCAATGAAGTTATCTGTCACGGTGTGCCCGACAGAACTGTGTTGAAAGAAGGTGATATTGTCAACTTAGATGTCTCCTTGTACTACCAAGGTTATCATGCTGACTTAAACGAAACTTATTATGTTGGCGAGAACATTTCTAAGGAAGCCTTGAATACCACTGAAACGTCAAGAGAGTGTTTGAAGCTAGCCATTAAAATGTGTAAGCCAGGTACCACTTTCCAAGAATTAGGTgaccaaattgaaaaacatgCTACTGAGAATAAATGTAGTGTAGTGAGAACTTATTGTGGGCATGGCGTTGGTGAATTTTTCCACTGTTCCCCAAATATTCCCCACTACGCCAAGAATAGAACACCTGGTGTTATGAAACCGGGCATGGTTTTCACCATCGAGCCAATGATTAATGAAGGTACTTGGAAGGATATGAGTTGGCCTGATGACTGGACTTCCACTACTCAAGATGGTAAACTGAGTGCCCAATTCGAACACACTCTGCTGGTAACCGACCATGGTGTTGAAATCTTAACTGcgagaaataaaaagtcTCCAGGAGGCCCAAGACAAAGAGTTAAATAG